CCTGCCGACATCTGATGTCGCCCAAATTCTCTATCGCGCGTTCCAGACCCGGAACCCGCACCGGCATCTTCAGGCCCCCGCCCGTCCGCCGACCTGCCCATCTTTCCGGCCGATCGACACGGCCGGACAGTTCATTTCTTTCTGCGGCCCCGCCCTGCCAGAACGTTTGCCTGACCGGTCCAGTCGTCACGGCCGATGCGGCCATTGAAGCCGAGTTCAGCGTCGAACCGGGCGATTTCCTCGTCGGTCCAGGCAGCGATGTCGGCGAAGCTGCGAATGCCCTTGGCGTTCAGCACCTGCTCCAGCTTCGGGCCGATGCCGGCGATCAGCTTGAGGTCGTCGGTCTTCCCCCGCGCAACCGGTTTTGCCTTCACGGCCGGCTTTGGCTGGCTGGCCTTCGCTTGGCTGGCTGGCTTGGCTTGGCCGGCCGGCGGCGGCTCGCTGACCGGCTTGACGACAGTCAGTGTCGGCTTTGCCTTCTTCTCGGCCGGCGGCTTGGTGAAAGCCTTGACCTCCGAGCGAATATTCTCCGGCCGGATATCGACATCGGGCTTCAGTTCGTCCGGAGGCGTGTCATCGAGGGCGGCCGCGACCTTGCCGGTGGTTTCCAGGGCGCTCTGCCAGGCACCGAAGAAAGCGCCGGCCATCTGGGTCGAGAAACCAAAGCCGATCGCCGTTGCGGCGGCAAAGGCTGCCGCGGGCTGCGCCATCAGCGGATGCACCGGCATCGCCCGTGCATTTTCCAGCATCTCGGCGGCTAGACGGCCGAAACCGGCCGCGAAATCGGCGACTTCTTCCTTCTTCCCACTCTTGGATGCGTTGTCCGCCATGATTATTCAGCCGCCTCCAGAACCGCACCGTGATCAAGCGCGCTCGCGGTATACTGGTCGATGCGCTTTTCGATCTCGGGACGGAAGTTACGGATCAGACCCTGCACCGGCCACGCGGCGGCGTCGCCGAGCGCACAGATGGTATGGCCTTCGATCTGCTTCGTTACCTGGAACAGCATGTCGATTTCGCGCTTCTGGGCATTGCCCTTGGCCATGCGTTCCATGACGCGCCACATCCAGCCCGTGCCTTCGCGGCAGGGCGTGCACTGGCCGCAGCTCTCATGCTTGAAGAAGGCGGAGATGCGGGCAATCGCCTTGATGACGTCGGTGGACTTGTCCATGACGATCGCGGCGGCCGTACCGAAGGAAGAGCCGACGCCGCGCAGGCCGTCGAAATCCATCGGGCAATCGATGATGTCCTTGGCCGGAACGATCGGGCAAGATGCTCCGCCTGGAATGACGGCAAGCAGGTTGTCCCAGCCACCGCGGATGCCGCCGGCATGGCGGTCGACCAGTTCGCGGAAGGTGATGCCCATTTCCTCTTCGACCGTGCACGGCTTGTTGACGTGGCCGGAGAGCATGAACAGCTTGGTGCCCACATTGTTCGGACGGCCGATGGCCGAGAACCAGCCGGCGCCGCGGCGCAGGATCGTCGGCGCGACAGCGATCGATTCGACGTTGTTGACCGTCGTCGGGCAGCCGTAAAGGCCCATATTGGCCGGGAACGGCGGCTTCAGGCGCGGCTGGCCCTTCTTGCCTTCGAGGCTTTCGAGCAGGGCAGTTTCCTCGCCGCAGATATAGGCACCGGCGCCGTGATGGACGAAGATGTCCATGTCCCAGCCGAGCTTGTTGTTCTTGCCGAGCAGGCCAAAATCATAGCATTCGTCGATCGCCGCCTGCAGCGCTTCGCGCTCGCGGATATATTCGCCGCGCACATAGATGTAGGCCGCATTGGCGCCCATCGCGAAGCTCGCGATGACACAGCCTTCGATCAGCGTATGCGGATCGTGGCGCATGATGTCGCGGTCTTTGCAGGTGCCGGGTTCCGATTCGTCGGCGTTGACGACGAGGTAATGCGGCCGCCCGTCGCTTTCCTTCGGCATGAAGGACCATTTGAGGCCGGTCGGGAAACCGGCGCCGCCGCGACCGCGAAGGCCAGACGCCTTCATCTCATTGATGATCCAGTCGCGGCCCTTTTCGAGGATCTGCTTGGTGCCGTCCCAGTGGCCGCGGCTCATCGCGCCCTTCAGGGATTTGTCCTTGAGGCCGTAGATGTTGGTAAAGATGCGGTCTTTATCTTGTAACATGCTTCACCTCTTACCGCGGCTTCTTGCCGAAGACCTTGATATATTCCGCTTCCCCGCCCTTGGCGAGCGCCTTGGCCTGCTTGACCCAGTCATCGCGCTCGATGCGGCCGCGGAAATTCAAATAGCCATCGACCCAATCGCGTTCGGCCTTCTTCCAGCCTGCGACCTGCGCGAAGGTGAAGATGCCGATTTCGTTCAACGTCGCCTCGATCTTCGGGCCGACACCCGAGATCATCTTCAGATCATCAGGTGCGGCAGGCTTTTCGATGCCGGCCGGCCGATTCTTGTCGGTCAGAGCAGGCTTTGCCGCCGGGGCGGCTTCAGCCTTGACGGCCGCTTTCGGCGCCGGTTCGGCAGCCGCAGTGCCTGATATCGGCTGCTGCTCGGCTGCCTTTGCGTTTTTCGCAGCCGCCTTCGGCGCCGTCGCCGGCGTCTTCAGGGCAGCATTGGTCTCGGCATCGGTGCTCTTCGGGCGGGCGGCCTCGGAGGGCGGAACCGGGGCGGCGTCGACTGGAGCCGATACGGTTTCGGCATCGGCCTTCTTGGCGCGGGTCCTTGCCTTCGGCTCTTCCGTCGTCAGCGAGGTCAGGCCGCCTTCGGGCGCCGAAAACACCCGGTCGATCTGGGTGCCGGGCTTGATGCTGGCGCCATTGCCGGCGGCAAAGACGTCGATGATCTCTTCGAGACGCGCGGGCGTCAGGTCTTCATAGGTGTCCTTGCCGATCATCACCATCGGGGCGTTGACGCAGGCCCCGAGACATTCGACCTCTTCCCAGGACAGAGTGCCTTCGGCATTGCGCTCGAAGGCATGGGCATGGATCTTGCTCTTGCAGACCGACATCAGCGCTTCCGAGCCGCGCAGCATGCAAGGCGTCGTGCCGCAGACCTGCACATGGGCGCGGGTGCCGACAGGATGCAGCTGAAACTGCGTATAGAAGGTCGCGACCTCGAGCACGCGGATATAGGCCATATCCAGCATGTCGGCGATCTTTTCGATCGCCGCGCGCGTGACCCAGCCGTCCTGCTCCTGCGCCCGCATCAACAGCGGAATGACCGCCGATTGCTGGCGGCCGGCGGGGTATTTCTGGATCGTCTTGTCCGCCCAGACCGCATTCTCATCGCTGAAGGCGAATGCGGCAGGCTGAAATTGATCTTCGGCTAATCGACGAACGGACATTCTTTCTCACGCCTTGTCAGTTTAGGGTTCCACACCGCGAAGCGGTCAAAGACTGCATTTCGCAGGCATAGGCCGACTGGTCTTTTTGCATAAACACTACGAATTTGCTGCCGTTCGGAATGGCAGCCTTGATCTGATAGCCCTTGGACAAAAGCTCACCCATGGACGATTGCTGCGCCGGCGGCGTCTCTTCCTTATGGCCGAGCGGCGTGCCGAGGCTATCGGACTCCTGAGCCGAAACCCCGGATGCCGAAAGAAGAATAACGACGGCCAGCGGCAGAAGCTGCATCAGCGATCCACCTCGCCGAAGACGATGTCGAGCGAGCCGAGGACGGCCGCGACGTCGGCAAGCTGGTGGCCGCGGCACATGAAGTCCATCGCCTGCAGATGGGCATAACCGGGGGCGCGGATCTTGCAGCGATAGGGCTTGTTGGTGCCGTCGGAGACGAGATAGACGCCGAATTCGCCCTTCGGCGCCTCGACAGCGGCGTAAACCTCGCCGGCCGGCACATGGTAGCCTTCGGTATAGAGCTTGAAGTGGTGGATCAGCGCTTCCATCGAGCGCTTCATCTCGCCGCGCTTCGGCGGCACGACCTTGCCGTCGATCGACGAGAAAGGACCGGTCCTGGCATCCGAGAGCAGGCGGTTGACGCATTGCTTCATGATGCGGACCGATTCGCGCATCTCGATCATACGGATCAGATAGCGGTCGTAGTTGTCGCCATTCTTGCCGATCGGGATGTCGAATTCGAGATCGGAATAACATTCATAGGGCTGGGCGCGACGCAGATCCCAGGCCGCACCCGAACCGCGCACCATGACGCCGGAGAAGCCCCAGGCCCAGCATTCCTCCAGCGAGACGACGCCGATATCGACGTTGCGCTGCTTGAAGATGCGGTTGCCGGTCAACAGGTTGTCGATGTCATCGAGCGCCTTCAGGAACGGGTCGCACCAGGCGCCGATATCCTGCACGAGCTGTTCGGGCAGATCCTGGTGGACGCCGCCCGGACGGATATAAGCGGCATGCATGCGTGAGCCGCTGGCGCGCTCGTAGAACACCATCAGCTTTTCACGCTCTTCGAAGCCCCAGAGCGGCGGCGTCAGCGCGCCGACGTCCATGGCCTGCGTCGTGACGTTCAGAAGGTGCGACAGGATGCGGCCGATTTCAGAATAGAGAACGCGGATCAGCTGACCGCGAATCGGGATCTCGATGCCGAGCAGCTTTTCGACGGCCATCGCATAGGCATGTTCCTGGTTCATCGGCGCGACGTAGTCGAGGCGATCGAAATAGGGCACGGCCTGAAGATAGGTCTTGGTCTCGATCAGCTTCTCGGTGCCGCGATGCAAAAGGCCGATATGCGGATCGACACGCTCCACAATTTCGCCGTCAAGCTCCAGGACAAGACGAAGAACGCCGTGCGCCGCCGGATGCTGCGGTCCGAAATTGATATTGAAGTTGCGGACGTTATGTTCTGTCATGGCGATGGGCTCGCGTTCTCAGATAACCAGTGAATGGCGGGCTAAGCCCACCAGCCGCCTTGAATTTATTGCTTCGCTTTTTCGTCGCCGGGCAGCACATACTCCGTGCCTTCCCAGGGCGACATAAAATCGAAGTTGCGGAATTCCTGCTTCAGCTCGACCGGCTCGTAGACGACGCGCTTTGCCGCGTCGTCGTAGCGAACCTCGACGAAGCCGGTGGTCGGGAAATCCTTGCGTAGCGGATGACCTTCGAAGCCGTAGTCGGTCAGGATACGGCGCAGGTCCGGATGGCCGGTGAAGAGCACGCCATACATGTCCCAGGTCTCACGCTCGAACCAGTCGGCACCCGGATAGACGGGGCAGGCCGACGGAACCGGCGTATCCTCGTCGGTCGCGACCTTGACGCGGATGCGCAGGTTCTTCTTCGGCGACAGCAGGTGGTAGACGACGTCGAAACGCAGCTCGCGCTGCGGCCAGTCGACCCCGCAAATATCGATCAGGTTGACGAAGCCGCATTTGGCGTCGTCGCGCAGGAAGGTCAGAAGCGCAACCAGGTTTTCACCCGTCGTCGTCAGCGTCAGCTCGCCATACTTCATCTGCGATGCGGCGATCAAGTTGCCGCGCGCTTCGCCAAGGTAGGACGCAAGCTCAGTCAGGGCTTCACTCATATGCCTTGTCCTTAACCCTTAGCGTTCGATCGTGCCGGTACGCCGGATCTTCTTCTGCAGCAGAAGCACGCCATAAAGCAGCGCTTCGGCCGTGGGGGGACAGCCCGGCACGTAGATGTCGATCGGCACGATGCGGTCGCAACCGCGCACCACCGAATAGGAATAGTGATAATAGCCGCCGCCATTGGCGCAGGAGCCCATCGAGATGACATAACGCGGCTCGGGCATCTGGTCGTAGACCTTGCGCAGAGCGGGCGCCATCTTGTTGGTCAGAGTGCCGGCGACGATCATCACGTCGGACTGGCGCGGCGAAGCGCGCGGCGCAAAACCGAAGCGCTCGACGTCGTAACGCGGCATCGACAACTGCATCATTTCGACGGCGCAGCAGGCAAGACCGAAGGTCATCCACATCAGCGAGCCGGTGCGGGCCCAGTTGATCAACTCGTCGGTCGAGGTAACGAGGAAACCCTTATCAGCAAGCTCGTTGTTGATCTCACCGAAAAATGGGTCGTTGCTGCCGATCGGCTTGCCGGTCGAGGGATCGATGATCCCCTTCGGCTGCTGGGCGACGAGCGGCTGATTGCTCACAGGGGCTACTCCCATTCCAGGGCTCCCTTCTTCCATTCGTAGATAAAGCCGATGGTCAGCACGAGAAGGAAGACCATCATGGACCAGAAGCCGAACCAGCCGATGGCGCCGAAAGACACGGCCCAGGGAAAGAGGAAGGCGACCTCGAGGTCGAAGATGATGAAGAGAATCGACACGAGATAGAAGCGGATGTCGAACTTCATGCGGGCGTCGTCGAAAGCGTTGAAGCCGCATTCGTAAGCCGAGAGCTTTTCCGAATCAGGCGCTTTGAAAGCCACGGCGAACGGCGCAATGAGCAGCGCCAGGCCGATAACGAGCGCAATAGCAATGAAGATAGCGATCGGAATATAAGAACTGAGCAGTTCAGTCATCATGTTCATCCCTGCTTGCCGGAGACGCCAGGGGGCGCATTTGGGCAAATGCCCGGCAAGCGAACGTGCGTTGCAACAAGCCGTGGTTAGCGCAGCCGAAGCCCCGGCGCAAGACTTTTACAGAGGCAATTCGACGCGTGTCGCGCGGACATTATCAAGCAGATGCAACGATGTCGCGACAAATCCGTGCAAGCCGTTTGAACCTGCATGCCAGACCATCGGAAACTGCATGGCTTTCGGAAGAAATGGCGCGAGTGACGGGGCTCGAACCCGCGACCTCCGGCGTGACAGGCCGGCACTCTAACCGACTGAGCTACACCCGCGCATTGATCGGCCATTTTGCGGCCGCGAGGATAAAGAGAACCGGACAAACGACAAATCGCATTTGCGTTTTACAAGACTTGAAATGGCGCGAGTGACGGGGCTCGAACCCGCGACCTCCGGCGTGACAGGCCGGCACTCTAACCAACTGAGCTACACCCGCAATTCATTTCAAGCAGTCCGGATGCCTTCGCACCCTCTCCAAAACGGCTGCCCGTTTCGATGAGCGGCTAACTACGGGGTTCGCCTTTTAGTGTCAAGCAGGTTTGGAGACAAAACCATGACAGTTCGTGAATTGTTTCGGCGACTTGGGCCCCGGACGAACAAAAGCCGGCACTTCCGTATTCCGCAGCGATGCTCAGGCGCAGACGCAGCGCCTTCGAAACGGAGATGCTCGCCACCCTCCCCTCACTTTTCCACAGCCGAGCCGAAGCTAAGCGGCATCGCAAGACACGGGACCACCACCAAAAAAATCAAAAAATCTTCACAAACACTCTTGCGGTTTTGCCGCGATCCGCATAGATCACGGCCACCAACGCGGCAGGCCGATCCGGCTTCGTTTGCGATGGGCGATTAGCTCAGTTGGTAGAGCGCCTCGTTTACACCGAGGATGTCGGCGGTTCGAGTCCGTCATCGCCCACCATTACCAAACTTTCCCGCAACTTGTTCATCAGAGTTAGGCTCCCGAATTAGCTCGCTAATCCGGTCACGATCTGCGCAAGGTGTTTTGTCAGGAGACACCTCATGAAAACCGTTGCCATCATCTCTGCGCTGCTTCTCGCCAGCGTGGCTGCGCCGCCGTGCATTGCCAGAGAGCCGGCGCAAGAGGTGTTCCTGTCTACCGGGGATCAGGCTATTACAACCTCGGGAGAAACCCCGGCGCGTCAAGCCAGAACATATCTCCTGAGAATGCAGGCAGATCGGCCGATTGTCTTTTCGGTCGATGCCGACAATTCAGCCTGCAGCCTGGAAATCATGAAAACCAGCCAGCGCGGCGTCTTAAGCACAATCAGCCGATTCCCCGCATCTTTCAGAGACAGCGGTCAAAGTGGCGATGAATATACGTTTTCTTTTTTCCAAAACCGCGTTTCATTTATGAGCGGCGCCCGATGCGCCTTCTCATTTTCTCTCACTCAAATGTGACTGTGTGATGGGGGTAATGGTCACGCCTTGCCGTTTTGGAGGACGCCCATCGTCTGCCATTTCATGGTGATTACATCCACGCCGTAAACTCACCGCTGCCTATC
The nucleotide sequence above comes from Rhizobium indicum. Encoded proteins:
- a CDS encoding 5' DNA nuclease, whose product is MADNASKSGKKEEVADFAAGFGRLAAEMLENARAMPVHPLMAQPAAAFAAATAIGFGFSTQMAGAFFGAWQSALETTGKVAAALDDTPPDELKPDVDIRPENIRSEVKAFTKPPAEKKAKPTLTVVKPVSEPPPAGQAKPASQAKASQPKPAVKAKPVARGKTDDLKLIAGIGPKLEQVLNAKGIRSFADIAAWTDEEIARFDAELGFNGRIGRDDWTGQANVLAGRGRRKK
- the nuoF gene encoding NADH-quinone oxidoreductase subunit NuoF, giving the protein MLQDKDRIFTNIYGLKDKSLKGAMSRGHWDGTKQILEKGRDWIINEMKASGLRGRGGAGFPTGLKWSFMPKESDGRPHYLVVNADESEPGTCKDRDIMRHDPHTLIEGCVIASFAMGANAAYIYVRGEYIREREALQAAIDECYDFGLLGKNNKLGWDMDIFVHHGAGAYICGEETALLESLEGKKGQPRLKPPFPANMGLYGCPTTVNNVESIAVAPTILRRGAGWFSAIGRPNNVGTKLFMLSGHVNKPCTVEEEMGITFRELVDRHAGGIRGGWDNLLAVIPGGASCPIVPAKDIIDCPMDFDGLRGVGSSFGTAAAIVMDKSTDVIKAIARISAFFKHESCGQCTPCREGTGWMWRVMERMAKGNAQKREIDMLFQVTKQIEGHTICALGDAAAWPVQGLIRNFRPEIEKRIDQYTASALDHGAVLEAAE
- a CDS encoding NADH-quinone oxidoreductase subunit E; this translates as MSVRRLAEDQFQPAAFAFSDENAVWADKTIQKYPAGRQQSAVIPLLMRAQEQDGWVTRAAIEKIADMLDMAYIRVLEVATFYTQFQLHPVGTRAHVQVCGTTPCMLRGSEALMSVCKSKIHAHAFERNAEGTLSWEEVECLGACVNAPMVMIGKDTYEDLTPARLEEIIDVFAAGNGASIKPGTQIDRVFSAPEGGLTSLTTEEPKARTRAKKADAETVSAPVDAAPVPPSEAARPKSTDAETNAALKTPATAPKAAAKNAKAAEQQPISGTAAAEPAPKAAVKAEAAPAAKPALTDKNRPAGIEKPAAPDDLKMISGVGPKIEATLNEIGIFTFAQVAGWKKAERDWVDGYLNFRGRIERDDWVKQAKALAKGGEAEYIKVFGKKPR
- a CDS encoding NADH-quinone oxidoreductase subunit D is translated as MTEHNVRNFNINFGPQHPAAHGVLRLVLELDGEIVERVDPHIGLLHRGTEKLIETKTYLQAVPYFDRLDYVAPMNQEHAYAMAVEKLLGIEIPIRGQLIRVLYSEIGRILSHLLNVTTQAMDVGALTPPLWGFEEREKLMVFYERASGSRMHAAYIRPGGVHQDLPEQLVQDIGAWCDPFLKALDDIDNLLTGNRIFKQRNVDIGVVSLEECWAWGFSGVMVRGSGAAWDLRRAQPYECYSDLEFDIPIGKNGDNYDRYLIRMIEMRESVRIMKQCVNRLLSDARTGPFSSIDGKVVPPKRGEMKRSMEALIHHFKLYTEGYHVPAGEVYAAVEAPKGEFGVYLVSDGTNKPYRCKIRAPGYAHLQAMDFMCRGHQLADVAAVLGSLDIVFGEVDR
- a CDS encoding NADH-quinone oxidoreductase subunit C, whose product is MSEALTELASYLGEARGNLIAASQMKYGELTLTTTGENLVALLTFLRDDAKCGFVNLIDICGVDWPQRELRFDVVYHLLSPKKNLRIRVKVATDEDTPVPSACPVYPGADWFERETWDMYGVLFTGHPDLRRILTDYGFEGHPLRKDFPTTGFVEVRYDDAAKRVVYEPVELKQEFRNFDFMSPWEGTEYVLPGDEKAKQ
- a CDS encoding NuoB/complex I 20 kDa subunit family protein encodes the protein MGVAPVSNQPLVAQQPKGIIDPSTGKPIGSNDPFFGEINNELADKGFLVTSTDELINWARTGSLMWMTFGLACCAVEMMQLSMPRYDVERFGFAPRASPRQSDVMIVAGTLTNKMAPALRKVYDQMPEPRYVISMGSCANGGGYYHYSYSVVRGCDRIVPIDIYVPGCPPTAEALLYGVLLLQKKIRRTGTIER
- a CDS encoding NADH-quinone oxidoreductase subunit A; amino-acid sequence: MTELLSSYIPIAIFIAIALVIGLALLIAPFAVAFKAPDSEKLSAYECGFNAFDDARMKFDIRFYLVSILFIIFDLEVAFLFPWAVSFGAIGWFGFWSMMVFLLVLTIGFIYEWKKGALEWE